One Thalassotalea sediminis DNA segment encodes these proteins:
- the lolA gene encoding outer membrane lipoprotein chaperone LolA, with amino-acid sequence MKFPLLLTVAIAATLGNVSPIIASQTLGENKNTQITSDKQLLKARLEKLEKFSANFEQLVTDESGTELQRSRGTLAVQKPNLVYWQTTQPEESLIVSDGETLWLFDPFIEQATAYSLASSIANTPILLLTSNDENLWHKYQVTKQSEQHFSLMSLDENAQVKSLAIIFEQDTVEIKQFTIVDVTGQTSDIFLTDVEHQKDINPNLFIFTVPEGVYLDDQR; translated from the coding sequence ATGAAGTTCCCATTATTATTAACGGTAGCAATCGCCGCTACTTTGGGTAATGTTTCTCCTATTATCGCAAGCCAAACGCTCGGCGAAAATAAAAATACGCAAATTACGTCTGATAAACAGCTTCTTAAAGCAAGGCTAGAAAAACTTGAAAAGTTTTCGGCTAATTTTGAACAGCTTGTTACTGATGAGTCAGGTACTGAATTACAACGCTCTCGTGGTACATTAGCAGTACAGAAACCTAATTTAGTATATTGGCAAACAACACAACCTGAAGAATCACTAATTGTGTCAGACGGTGAAACGCTGTGGTTATTTGATCCCTTTATTGAACAAGCAACGGCATACAGCTTAGCGAGTTCAATTGCTAATACCCCGATATTGCTGTTAACAAGTAACGATGAAAACCTTTGGCATAAATATCAGGTTACTAAACAATCAGAGCAACATTTTTCACTGATGTCTCTTGACGAAAATGCTCAAGTAAAGTCGCTTGCAATTATCTTTGAACAAGACACCGTAGAAATAAAACAATTTACGATTGTTGATGTAACAGGGCAAACCAGTGATATTTTCTTGACGGATGTCGAACACCAGAAAGATATTAATCCTAATTTATTTATTTTTACTGTACCCGAAGGTGTTTATTTAGATGACCAACGCTAA
- the serS gene encoding serine--tRNA ligase, with amino-acid sequence MLDAKYLRTDIEATAALLAKRGFTLDTALLTELEEQRKAIQVKTQELQSQRNSRSKSIGQAKARGEDIQPLLAEVGKLGDELEAAKQEQDQVLAKLNDIASAIPNLTDESVPSGSSEDDNVEVRKWGTPKSFDFDVKDHVDLATALDKGLDFESGAKLAGTRFAVMRGNIAKLHRALAQFMIDVHTEEHGYEEMYVPYLVNHDSLYGTGQLPKFGADLFHTDLASRQFSLIPTAEVPLTNLVRDEIVDEDVLPIKMCAHTPCFRSEAGSSGRDIRGLIRQHQFDKVEMVQLVKPAESMEALNQLTRHAELILEKLELPYRTVVLCTGDIGFSATKTFDIEVWLPAQNTYREISSCSNMGDFQARRMQARFRNAETNKPELLHSLNGSGLAVGRTLVAVLENYQQEDGSIEIPEVLRPYMKGATKIG; translated from the coding sequence ATGCTTGATGCAAAATATTTAAGAACAGACATAGAAGCAACGGCTGCTTTATTAGCAAAACGTGGCTTTACTTTAGATACCGCTTTACTAACCGAATTAGAAGAACAACGTAAAGCAATACAAGTAAAAACCCAAGAATTACAAAGTCAACGCAACTCCCGTTCAAAGTCAATAGGCCAAGCTAAGGCTCGTGGTGAAGACATTCAGCCATTATTAGCTGAAGTTGGTAAACTTGGTGATGAGTTGGAAGCAGCGAAACAAGAGCAAGACCAAGTGCTTGCAAAACTAAATGATATTGCTTCTGCGATACCAAATTTAACCGACGAATCTGTGCCATCAGGTAGCAGTGAAGACGACAATGTAGAAGTTAGAAAGTGGGGAACACCGAAATCTTTTGATTTTGACGTTAAAGATCACGTAGATCTTGCAACAGCGCTTGATAAAGGTCTAGATTTTGAGAGTGGAGCAAAGCTTGCAGGCACTCGTTTTGCTGTTATGCGCGGTAATATCGCTAAGTTACATCGTGCACTTGCACAATTTATGATCGACGTACATACCGAAGAGCACGGTTATGAAGAAATGTATGTACCTTATTTAGTGAATCACGATTCGCTTTATGGCACAGGGCAACTACCTAAATTTGGCGCGGATTTATTTCATACAGACTTGGCGTCAAGACAGTTTTCGTTAATCCCAACGGCAGAAGTGCCATTAACGAATTTAGTACGTGACGAAATTGTCGATGAAGATGTATTACCGATAAAAATGTGTGCGCATACGCCATGTTTTCGTAGCGAAGCGGGCTCTTCAGGTCGTGATATTCGAGGTTTAATTCGTCAACATCAATTTGACAAGGTTGAGATGGTTCAACTGGTTAAGCCTGCCGAATCAATGGAAGCATTAAATCAGTTAACACGTCACGCTGAACTAATCCTTGAGAAACTTGAATTGCCATATCGCACAGTCGTATTGTGCACTGGTGATATAGGCTTTAGCGCAACTAAAACCTTTGATATTGAAGTATGGTTACCAGCACAGAATACTTACCGTGAAATTTCATCATGTTCAAATATGGGTGATTTCCAAGCACGAAGAATGCAGGCACGTTTTCGTAATGCCGAAACGAATAAACCAGAACTATTACACTCACTAAATGGTTCAGGACTGGCCGTTGGTCGTACCTTGGTTGCGGTATTAGAAAATTACCAACAAGAAGATGGTAGCATTGAAATACCAGAAGTATTGCGCCCTTATATGAAAGGTGCAACGAAAATCGGCTAA
- a CDS encoding peroxiredoxin family protein — protein sequence MKSIAIQIIVFFLIFQLLSYFKQIDMLSTDTSMAAKEFTLPTTMGSDISLTPTKKTIIYFFAPWCSICHASIGNLQAIYEKNQNIDVIAVALDYMETNEVDDFMSRHQLTFPVAYGNEAVKKAYQVLGYPSYYIVNEQNTVIAKSMGYSTEIGLYFRSL from the coding sequence TTGAAAAGCATTGCTATACAAATAATTGTATTTTTTCTTATTTTTCAGTTGTTATCTTATTTTAAACAAATTGATATGCTTTCAACTGACACTTCTATGGCGGCAAAAGAATTTACCTTGCCGACAACCATGGGGAGTGACATTTCACTTACGCCGACGAAGAAAACAATTATCTATTTTTTCGCACCTTGGTGCAGTATTTGTCATGCAAGTATTGGTAACTTACAAGCCATATACGAGAAAAATCAAAATATAGATGTTATCGCTGTAGCACTAGACTATATGGAAACAAACGAAGTTGATGACTTTATGAGTCGTCATCAACTCACTTTTCCTGTTGCCTACGGAAATGAGGCGGTAAAGAAAGCTTATCAAGTACTCGGATATCCGAGTTATTACATTGTAAATGAACAAAATACAGTCATTGCTAAATCAATGGGATATTCAACAGAAATCGGACTTTATTTTAGATCACTTTAA
- the crcB gene encoding fluoride efflux transporter CrcB produces MNSAINQVTLYALVAFGGAAGASLRFFLSQLILNWLGKGFPFATLAVNISGSLIMGTLYGLIEQGVIEVSVYRTLIGIGFLGAFTTFSTFSLDTLLLMQQGEIMKAIINVLLNVSLCIFAAGLGMYLVTLIHK; encoded by the coding sequence ATGAACAGCGCTATTAATCAAGTTACCTTATATGCACTCGTAGCATTTGGTGGCGCTGCGGGAGCCAGTTTACGGTTTTTTCTTTCGCAATTAATCTTAAATTGGTTAGGAAAGGGATTCCCTTTTGCTACGTTGGCGGTTAATATTTCCGGCTCGTTGATTATGGGTACTTTGTACGGTTTAATAGAACAAGGTGTTATTGAGGTAAGTGTTTATCGTACACTTATCGGCATTGGATTTTTAGGTGCCTTCACAACATTTTCAACATTTTCGCTTGATACCTTGCTCTTAATGCAACAAGGCGAAATAATGAAAGCGATAATCAATGTACTACTCAATGTAAGCTTATGTATTTTTGCTGCTGGCTTGGGTATGTATTTAGTTACTCTTATACACAAATAA
- a CDS encoding M14 family metallopeptidase: protein MHISSQFDSGNIDVIDASNTQDIKLAIKKDNNSDFYQWFHFNVHNNEHTEHVFHITNAGQAAYVEGWQNYQAVASYDREHWFRVPTSFDGQNLTITFTPECDSTYFAYFAPYSYERHLSLLHNAQLSESCQLQVLGQTLDGRDISVLKVGEEVEGKPVIWLTARQHPGETMAEWFMEGFIDRLLDVDDGTAVSLLNSAVFYLVPNMNPDGSVRGHLRTNAAGVNLNREWENPTMEQSPEVYLVREKMLSTGVDMHLDIHGDEALPFNFVAGCEGIPSYDKRLEALENAFKNILLAITPEFQDDKGYDKDAPGQANLTVGSNWVGEQFNCLAYTLEMPFKDNLLLPDVDVGWSDNRSRNLGRDVLTAIYHLVDDLR from the coding sequence ATGCATATATCCTCACAATTCGATAGCGGTAACATTGACGTTATTGACGCCTCAAATACTCAAGATATTAAATTGGCGATAAAAAAAGATAATAATTCAGACTTTTACCAATGGTTTCACTTTAATGTTCATAATAACGAACATACTGAGCATGTTTTTCATATAACAAATGCCGGTCAAGCGGCTTATGTTGAAGGTTGGCAAAATTACCAAGCGGTTGCCTCTTATGATCGTGAGCATTGGTTTCGAGTACCTACGTCTTTTGATGGTCAGAACCTTACCATAACGTTTACGCCAGAGTGTGATAGCACTTATTTTGCCTATTTTGCACCATACAGTTATGAGAGACACCTGTCTTTACTGCATAACGCGCAACTTAGTGAATCTTGCCAACTACAAGTACTTGGCCAGACTTTAGATGGTCGAGACATTAGCGTTCTGAAAGTAGGGGAAGAGGTCGAAGGTAAACCTGTTATTTGGTTAACCGCCCGTCAACACCCTGGCGAAACCATGGCAGAGTGGTTTATGGAAGGTTTCATCGATAGATTATTAGATGTAGACGATGGTACGGCAGTAAGCTTATTAAACAGTGCGGTGTTTTATTTGGTGCCTAACATGAACCCTGATGGTTCTGTAAGAGGCCACTTAAGAACTAATGCTGCGGGTGTAAATTTAAATCGTGAGTGGGAAAACCCAACGATGGAGCAAAGCCCAGAAGTTTATTTAGTGAGAGAGAAAATGCTTTCAACCGGTGTTGATATGCATCTCGACATCCACGGCGATGAAGCGCTACCTTTTAACTTTGTTGCTGGTTGTGAAGGGATCCCTTCTTATGATAAGCGTTTAGAAGCACTAGAAAACGCATTCAAAAACATTTTATTAGCCATTACTCCAGAGTTTCAAGATGATAAAGGATACGATAAAGATGCGCCTGGCCAAGCGAACTTAACTGTTGGTTCAAATTGGGTCGGTGAACAATTTAACTGTCTAGCTTATACCTTGGAAATGCCTTTTAAAGATAATTTACTACTACCTGATGTTGATGTTGGTTGGTCAGACAACCGTAGTCGTAATTTAGGTCGCGATGTATTAACCGCTATCTATCATCTTGTAGATGATTTAAGATAA
- a CDS encoding replication-associated recombination protein A has translation MTNANGELALGFDENPEFLPLAAQLRPTSLGDYVGQQHILAEGMPLNVAIKQGKCHSLIFWGPPGTGKTTLAEIIASHANADIARVSAVTSGIKEIRQAIDDAKARAIHQQKRTILFVDEVHRFNKSQQDAFLPFIEDGTIIFIGATTENPAFELNKAILSRARVYSLKKLSESELYQVLQRAVSHLLTTKTLTVTFVNGAEKQLVLLADGDARRLLNLLENCIDLIDTTSKVEITLETIKQVAGNKIALYDKGGDAFYDLISAFHKSVRGSDPDAALYWYARILIGGGDALYVARRLLAIASEDIGNADPRAMQLAINAWDTFQRVGPAEGERAIAQAAVYMALAPKSNAVYAAFKQALSVAKETSALDVPLHLKNATSNITKELGHGEAYRYAHNEPNAFAAGENYFPPELSQTCFYQPTDRGLEKQLKEKLNFLQQLNGQSDEQRY, from the coding sequence ATGACCAACGCTAATGGTGAGCTTGCACTTGGCTTCGATGAAAATCCTGAATTCCTGCCACTAGCAGCCCAATTACGCCCTACGTCGTTAGGGGACTACGTTGGTCAGCAACATATTTTAGCAGAAGGTATGCCGTTAAATGTTGCCATTAAACAAGGTAAATGCCACTCACTGATCTTTTGGGGGCCACCTGGAACTGGTAAAACAACTCTGGCGGAAATAATCGCCAGTCATGCTAACGCAGATATTGCAAGAGTTTCGGCAGTAACCAGCGGTATTAAAGAAATTAGACAGGCTATTGACGATGCAAAGGCACGTGCTATTCATCAGCAAAAACGTACGATATTATTTGTAGATGAAGTACATCGATTTAATAAGAGTCAACAAGATGCATTTTTGCCTTTTATTGAAGACGGGACCATTATATTCATTGGTGCAACGACTGAAAATCCAGCGTTCGAACTGAATAAAGCCATACTTTCTCGTGCTCGCGTATATAGCTTAAAAAAACTATCTGAAAGCGAACTTTACCAAGTATTGCAAAGAGCTGTATCACACCTTTTAACTACAAAAACATTAACAGTAACGTTTGTTAATGGAGCTGAAAAACAATTAGTTTTGCTTGCAGACGGTGACGCACGAAGACTTTTAAACTTGCTTGAAAATTGTATAGATTTAATTGATACAACAAGCAAAGTTGAAATTACACTTGAAACCATCAAGCAAGTCGCAGGCAATAAAATTGCCTTGTATGATAAAGGCGGTGATGCCTTTTATGATTTGATTAGTGCCTTTCATAAATCAGTGAGAGGATCAGACCCTGATGCTGCTTTATATTGGTACGCTCGAATTTTAATCGGTGGTGGTGATGCACTTTATGTTGCCCGTAGATTACTAGCAATTGCCAGTGAGGACATAGGTAATGCCGATCCTCGAGCGATGCAACTAGCGATTAATGCTTGGGATACTTTTCAACGTGTAGGTCCAGCAGAAGGCGAAAGGGCGATAGCTCAAGCCGCTGTGTATATGGCACTAGCGCCTAAAAGTAATGCCGTTTATGCTGCTTTTAAACAAGCGCTCAGTGTTGCCAAAGAGACGAGTGCTTTAGATGTACCGTTACACTTAAAAAATGCTACCAGTAATATAACCAAAGAACTCGGCCATGGCGAAGCATATCGTTATGCTCACAATGAACCAAATGCCTTTGCTGCAGGTGAAAATTACTTTCCGCCAGAGCTCAGTCAAACGTGCTTTTATCAGCCAACAGATCGTGGTTTGGAAAAACAGCTAAAAGAAAAGTTAAATTTTTTACAACAACTCAACGGGCAATCAGATGAACAGCGCTATTAA
- a CDS encoding GNAT family N-acetyltransferase: protein MEITLLTDNNDYPLVLDVMLQLRPQYNRASLTEQIKKQQQDGYNVVYIKDNGKILAVAGFVIGEKLAWGKYLYVDDLVTNEAFRSSGAGHTVLTWLEDFAKEQECTQLHLDSGVQRFMAHKFYLREGFIIASHHFSKTLV, encoded by the coding sequence ATGGAAATAACGCTTTTAACAGACAATAACGATTACCCGTTAGTATTAGATGTTATGTTGCAACTAAGGCCGCAGTACAACAGAGCATCATTGACTGAGCAAATAAAAAAACAGCAACAAGATGGCTATAATGTCGTTTATATAAAGGATAATGGTAAAATCCTTGCCGTTGCTGGCTTTGTTATTGGTGAAAAATTAGCCTGGGGTAAGTATTTGTATGTTGATGATTTGGTGACAAATGAAGCTTTCCGTTCAAGCGGTGCTGGCCATACGGTGCTTACTTGGCTAGAAGATTTTGCCAAAGAGCAAGAATGTACGCAACTTCATTTAGATTCAGGCGTACAGAGATTTATGGCACATAAGTTTTATTTAAGGGAAGGCTTTATTATTGCAAGTCATCATTTTTCAAAAACGTTAGTTTAA
- the lrp gene encoding leucine-responsive transcriptional regulator Lrp, translating to MADNEKKLDRIDKNILSELQQDGRLSNVELSKRVGLSPTPCLERVKRLEADNYITGYQAALNPQKLEAALLVFVEITLTRTSPDVFDDFSKAVQEIDVIQECHLVSGDFDFLLKTRVSDMAAYRELLGDTLLKLPSVSESRTYVVMEEVKLTNILPIKR from the coding sequence ATGGCCGACAATGAAAAGAAACTTGACCGCATCGACAAAAATATTTTGTCAGAACTGCAACAAGATGGACGTTTATCTAATGTTGAATTATCTAAAAGGGTAGGGCTTAGTCCGACTCCCTGTTTAGAGAGGGTAAAAAGGCTAGAAGCAGATAATTACATTACTGGCTATCAGGCGGCATTAAACCCTCAGAAATTAGAAGCGGCATTGTTGGTGTTTGTTGAGATTACCCTGACAAGGACGAGCCCTGATGTATTTGACGACTTTTCTAAAGCAGTACAAGAAATCGATGTAATACAAGAATGTCATTTGGTGTCTGGTGATTTCGATTTTTTATTGAAAACGCGTGTTTCTGATATGGCGGCGTATCGTGAATTACTTGGTGATACATTACTTAAGTTACCTTCGGTGAGTGAAAGTCGTACATATGTAGTCATGGAAGAAGTAAAATTGACGAATATCCTACCAATTAAACGATAA
- a CDS encoding DNA translocase FtsK, whose amino-acid sequence MFMMIALYSFDPADPGWSQTGYQSPIRNLGGSVGAFLSDLFLNLFGAVAYGLPFVIALTGWLTFQKYYKLVQIDYLTLGLKFIGFIMFFIGITAIASMNFDDVFYFSAGGIIGDVISQGVLPYLSFVGSTLLFLMCLATGFVLLTGLSLIRLIDILGEYTIRGVVSLADLPAWIKDRFSASMQEVKPNNIAHADKNSVVLTTEQPLEDYDTLDEITEDKQTLADLSDITSNVNEQPFAESKDDVPFRDNEPYLDIDDLMGEPLAINVQEHVSADEITAAFEPVDKINVEEPLTKPDQVPTDNVNKTADVGLPSLSLLDKPNKKQHPISQQELEQVSRLVEEKLLEFGVKADVVDVLPGPVITRFELDLAPGVKVSKITNLSKDIARSLSAKSVRVVEVIEGKSVIGIELPNKFRETVFFADVLHCDAFKQSKSNLAMGIGSDISGNPVVADLAKMPHLLVAGTTGSGKSVAVNTMIVSILYKSPPQDVRMIMIDPKQVELSVYDGIPHLLSEVVTDMKEAANALRWCVGEMERRYQLMSKLGVRNLKGFNDKVKKAIDAGEPIIDPLWQPTDAFTQTPPTLEKLPSIVIIVDEFADMMMIVGKKVEELIARIAQKARAAGIHLILATQRPSADVITGLIKANIPTRMALRVQSRIESRIILDQQGAEQLLGMGDMFYLPPGEAIPVRVHGAFVDDHEVHAVVSDWKERAEPDYIDDILSGDGEQDVLLPSEMAEASEDAELDALYDEALGFVTETRRVSISSIQRKFRIGYNRAARIVEDMEAQGVVSRPGQNGAREVLAPPPIKD is encoded by the coding sequence ATGTTTATGATGATCGCATTGTACAGTTTCGATCCTGCCGATCCAGGCTGGTCGCAAACTGGTTATCAATCGCCAATACGTAACTTAGGTGGCTCAGTTGGTGCGTTCTTGTCTGATCTATTTCTTAACCTCTTTGGCGCTGTTGCTTATGGTTTGCCATTTGTTATTGCTTTAACTGGTTGGTTAACTTTTCAAAAATACTACAAACTTGTGCAAATCGATTACCTAACACTTGGCCTTAAGTTCATCGGTTTTATTATGTTTTTTATTGGCATAACAGCCATAGCAAGCATGAATTTTGACGATGTTTTTTATTTCTCTGCCGGTGGAATTATTGGTGATGTTATCAGCCAAGGAGTTCTCCCTTACCTTTCTTTTGTTGGTAGTACGTTGCTTTTTCTGATGTGCTTAGCCACAGGCTTTGTACTTTTAACGGGCTTATCACTTATAAGACTTATTGACATATTAGGCGAATATACCATTAGAGGCGTAGTCTCGTTGGCCGATTTACCTGCATGGATTAAAGATAGATTTAGCGCATCGATGCAAGAGGTAAAACCGAATAATATTGCCCATGCCGATAAAAATTCTGTGGTATTAACCACAGAGCAGCCACTCGAAGATTACGATACGCTCGATGAGATAACAGAAGATAAACAAACATTAGCCGACCTTAGTGATATTACTTCTAATGTAAATGAGCAACCATTTGCTGAAAGTAAAGATGATGTGCCGTTTCGTGATAACGAACCATACCTCGATATTGATGACCTAATGGGTGAACCCCTAGCCATTAATGTGCAAGAGCACGTTAGTGCAGATGAAATCACTGCAGCTTTTGAACCCGTTGATAAAATTAACGTAGAAGAACCTCTTACCAAACCTGATCAAGTTCCAACGGATAACGTAAATAAAACTGCAGATGTTGGTCTACCGTCATTGTCTTTGTTAGATAAACCAAATAAAAAGCAACACCCCATTTCTCAACAGGAACTCGAACAAGTTAGCCGCTTAGTGGAAGAAAAGTTGCTTGAGTTTGGTGTTAAGGCGGATGTAGTAGATGTGTTGCCAGGCCCGGTTATCACGCGTTTTGAGCTAGATTTAGCGCCAGGCGTTAAAGTAAGCAAAATTACTAATTTATCAAAAGATATTGCACGTTCGTTGTCAGCTAAATCCGTGCGAGTTGTTGAGGTTATTGAAGGTAAATCTGTTATTGGTATTGAGTTACCCAATAAATTTCGTGAAACGGTATTTTTTGCCGATGTGTTGCATTGTGACGCTTTTAAACAATCTAAATCAAATTTAGCAATGGGTATTGGTAGCGATATTTCAGGTAACCCCGTTGTTGCCGATTTAGCGAAAATGCCACATTTACTTGTTGCTGGTACAACAGGTTCAGGTAAGTCAGTTGCCGTTAATACAATGATTGTTAGTATCTTGTACAAGTCTCCACCACAAGATGTACGTATGATCATGATTGACCCTAAACAAGTTGAACTATCTGTTTATGATGGCATTCCACACTTACTTTCTGAAGTTGTAACAGATATGAAAGAGGCAGCCAATGCACTTCGCTGGTGCGTAGGAGAGATGGAGCGCCGTTACCAATTAATGTCTAAGCTTGGCGTTCGAAACCTAAAAGGCTTTAACGATAAAGTGAAGAAAGCGATTGATGCTGGTGAACCTATTATAGACCCGTTATGGCAACCAACTGATGCTTTTACACAAACGCCTCCTACGTTAGAGAAATTGCCTTCAATTGTTATTATTGTTGATGAGTTTGCCGATATGATGATGATTGTCGGTAAAAAGGTCGAAGAGTTAATAGCACGAATAGCGCAAAAAGCTCGTGCCGCAGGTATTCACCTTATACTCGCTACTCAACGACCATCAGCGGATGTTATTACTGGGTTAATTAAGGCCAACATACCAACTCGTATGGCATTAAGAGTACAATCTCGAATAGAGTCTCGCATCATTCTTGATCAACAAGGTGCAGAGCAGTTACTTGGTATGGGGGATATGTTTTATTTACCACCTGGTGAAGCCATTCCAGTACGTGTACATGGTGCCTTTGTTGATGATCACGAAGTGCATGCCGTTGTATCAGATTGGAAAGAGCGTGCTGAACCAGATTATATAGACGATATTTTATCGGGCGATGGTGAACAAGATGTGTTGCTGCCAAGTGAGATGGCAGAAGCGAGTGAAGATGCTGAGCTAGATGCGCTTTATGATGAAGCACTCGGCTTTGTTACAGAAACACGAAGAGTGTCAATCTCAAGCATTCAACGTAAATTTAGAATTGGTTATAACAGAGCTGCACGTATTGTTGAAGATATGGAAGCGCAAGGTGTTGTAAGTAGACCAGGTCAAAATGGTGCACGCGAAGTGTTAGCACCACCGCCAATCAAGGATTAA
- a CDS encoding DUF6058 family natural product biosynthesis protein has protein sequence MALYEYLDKHFLTKQTLLTLAGISQEKLLTIQKQGVMPAASYRLSTQVSCHSFLGEHQQSYQQEYYAKGYVKWIGIIDAIAQPNDIFQYFKDNYQHTINTLKQHGFNCMDSKLNDKLAEHITEEWQHFLNGTYGLCTASGLVEDIAKKELAITIIKETLAKNSETPDIKQLASAVDLLDQSSALFAPHERKTSSRYRLVDEVREKYQLNAVTL, from the coding sequence ATGGCATTATATGAATATTTGGATAAGCACTTTTTAACCAAGCAAACTTTGTTAACCTTAGCGGGTATTTCGCAAGAAAAATTATTAACGATACAAAAACAGGGGGTTATGCCAGCAGCATCTTATCGTTTGTCCACACAAGTTAGTTGCCATTCATTTTTAGGTGAACATCAACAGTCATACCAGCAAGAATATTACGCGAAAGGGTACGTTAAGTGGATAGGGATTATTGACGCAATCGCACAGCCTAACGACATTTTTCAATACTTTAAAGATAATTATCAACACACTATCAATACGCTAAAACAACATGGTTTTAATTGTATGGATTCAAAATTAAACGATAAATTAGCGGAACATATTACTGAAGAATGGCAACATTTTTTAAATGGTACCTATGGGCTTTGTACAGCGTCAGGATTAGTCGAGGACATCGCTAAAAAGGAACTAGCCATCACCATAATTAAAGAAACCCTTGCTAAAAATAGTGAAACACCAGACATTAAACAACTAGCTAGCGCAGTAGATTTACTTGATCAATCAAGTGCACTGTTTGCGCCACATGAAAGAAAAACTAGCTCTCGTTATCGGCTTGTTGACGAAGTTCGAGAGAAATATCAACTAAATGCAGTGACATTATAA
- the ald gene encoding alanine dehydrogenase codes for MIIGVPKEIKNHEYRVGMVPASARELIAHGHQVVVETQAGSGIGFTDQDYTDIGATILPTAKDVFAQADMIVKVKEPQAIERAMLREGQILFTYLHLAPDLPQTQDLVNSKSICIAYETVTDNFGGLPLLAPMSEVAGRMSIQAGAQALEKSNAGQGMLLGGVPGVEPAKVTIIGGGMVGANAAKMAVGLGADVVVLDRNVNVLRKLDDQFGNRIKAVYSTADALEKHVLEADLVIGGVLIPGAAAPKLVTKEHIKNMKPGSAIVDVAIDQGGCIETSTPTTHAEPTFIVDDVVHYCVANMPGAVPRTSTFALNNATLPYIIQLANKGYKQALNDDKHLLNGLNVINGKVTVREVADNLGFEYVEPSIALNS; via the coding sequence ATGATTATTGGTGTACCAAAAGAAATAAAAAACCATGAGTATCGTGTTGGTATGGTACCAGCGAGTGCTAGAGAGCTTATAGCTCATGGGCATCAAGTCGTTGTAGAAACTCAAGCAGGTAGCGGTATCGGTTTTACTGATCAGGATTACACAGATATTGGCGCAACTATTTTACCAACGGCAAAAGATGTTTTTGCCCAAGCTGATATGATCGTTAAAGTTAAAGAGCCACAAGCCATTGAACGTGCAATGTTACGTGAAGGCCAAATTTTATTTACCTATCTTCACCTAGCACCAGATTTACCGCAAACACAAGATCTTGTGAACAGTAAGTCTATTTGTATCGCATATGAAACCGTTACTGATAATTTTGGTGGTTTACCTTTGTTAGCTCCAATGTCAGAAGTAGCGGGTCGTATGTCTATTCAAGCAGGTGCACAAGCGTTGGAAAAATCTAATGCCGGCCAAGGTATGTTACTTGGTGGTGTACCAGGTGTAGAGCCAGCTAAAGTTACTATTATTGGTGGCGGTATGGTTGGTGCTAATGCGGCTAAAATGGCTGTTGGTTTAGGTGCTGACGTTGTTGTGTTAGATCGTAATGTAAATGTGTTACGCAAATTGGATGATCAATTCGGCAATCGCATTAAAGCTGTATATTCAACTGCAGATGCTCTAGAAAAGCATGTACTAGAAGCTGATCTTGTTATCGGTGGTGTTTTAATTCCTGGTGCAGCTGCGCCTAAATTAGTAACTAAAGAGCACATTAAAAACATGAAGCCGGGTTCAGCAATTGTTGATGTTGCTATTGACCAAGGCGGTTGTATCGAAACATCAACACCAACGACTCACGCAGAACCAACGTTTATTGTTGATGATGTAGTACACTATTGTGTAGCGAACATGCCAGGTGCTGTACCAAGAACCTCTACTTTTGCATTAAACAATGCAACATTACCGTACATCATTCAACTTGCGAATAAAGGTTATAAGCAAGCATTGAATGATGACAAGCATTTACTTAACGGTTTAAATGTTATTAACGGTAAAGTGACAGTAAGAGAAGTTGCTGACAATCTAGGTTTTGAATATGTTGAACCATCGATTGCGTTAAATAGTTAA